ATCCCGACGACCATCACCAGCGGGCGCGGCACGCGCTCCTCGAGATCGCCCAAAGCCGCTGCGATCGCGCGGCCGCCGTCGGCGTTGTGACCGCCGTCGAGCCAGAGCTCGCTGCCGGCCGGCACAAGCTGCTTCAACGCACCTTGCGACAGATGCTGCATGCGCGCCGGCCATTCGGCCCTGGCCAGACCGGTCTCGAACGCCTGGATCGGCAGCGACAACCCCGCGGCGCGCAGCGTGGCGATCGCGGTGCCGGCGTTGTCGAGCTGGTGGCGGCCTGCAAGCTTGGGCAGCGGCAGATCGAGCAAGCCGCCGTCGTCCTGATAGACCAGGCGGCCGCGTTCTCCATGCACGTGCCATTGCTCGCCGCAGATGCGCAGCGGCGCGCGCACGCGATGCGCTGCGCGTTCGATGGTGGCGAGCGCCGCTTCGGGCTGCGGCGATATCGCGGCCGGCACGCCGCGCTTGAGGATGCCAGCCTTTTCGGCAGCGATCTTCTCGATACCGTCGCCCAGGAATTCGAGATGGTCCATCGAGATCGGCGTGATCGCGCAAGCCAGCGGCTTGTCGATCACGTTGGTGGCGTCGAGCCTGCCGCCGAGGCCCACCTCCAGCAGCACCACGTCGGCGGGATGGCGTGAGAACAGCATGAACGCCGCGGCCGTCTCGATCTCGAACACGGTAATCGGCGCGCCATCATTGGCGCGCTCGCATTCCTGAAGCACGCTGGCGAGCGCTTCGTCGCTGACGAGCTTGCCGCCGGCGGGCGCGGCGAGCCGGAAGCGTTCGTTGAAGCGCACCAGATGCGGCGAGGTGTAGACGTGCACGCCACGGCCCGCAGCTTCCAGCACCGCGCGCATGAAGGCGACGGTCGAGCCCTTGCCGTTGGTGCCGGCCACATGAATGACCGGCGGGATGCTCCGTTCCGGATGGCCGAGCGCATCGAGCACACGCCACATCCGGTCAAGCGACAGGTCGATCCGCTTGGGATGCAGCGTCAGAAGACGCTCGATGATCGGTTGATAGGCGCTCATGCGCGTGGGCTGCAGCGAGCCCTCCCGGTCAGGCGGGAGCGGCTGGTGCTTCAACGACAGCAGGTGGGGGCAGGGCGATGGCGTGCGGCGGTGCGGACGGCTGCCGCATGAGAATGCGGCACAGGCTTGCCAGCGTCGGCCGCAACTCGTGGCGGTGCACCACCATGTCGACCATGCCGTGGTCGCGCAGATATTCCGATTTCTGGAAGCCCTCAGGCAGCTTCTCGCGAATGGTCTGCTCGATGACGCGCGGCCCGGCGAAGCCGATCAGCGCGCCAGGCTCGGCGATGTGCACGTCGCCCAGCATGGCGTAGGACGCGGTGACGCCGCCGGTGGTCGGATTGGTCA
The Rhodoplanes sp. Z2-YC6860 genome window above contains:
- a CDS encoding bifunctional folylpolyglutamate synthase/dihydrofolate synthase, producing MSAYQPIIERLLTLHPKRIDLSLDRMWRVLDALGHPERSIPPVIHVAGTNGKGSTVAFMRAVLEAAGRGVHVYTSPHLVRFNERFRLAAPAGGKLVSDEALASVLQECERANDGAPITVFEIETAAAFMLFSRHPADVVLLEVGLGGRLDATNVIDKPLACAITPISMDHLEFLGDGIEKIAAEKAGILKRGVPAAISPQPEAALATIERAAHRVRAPLRICGEQWHVHGERGRLVYQDDGGLLDLPLPKLAGRHQLDNAGTAIATLRAAGLSLPIQAFETGLARAEWPARMQHLSQGALKQLVPAGSELWLDGGHNADGGRAIAAALGDLEERVPRPLVMVVGMLTTKDSAGFLKNFTGLARRVIAVPIPRQDKSVPPETLVDIARGIGIPAESRDTLQAALKTTGHLGLMPAPRILITGSLYLAGEVLALNGTLPD